Proteins encoded within one genomic window of Fragaria vesca subsp. vesca linkage group LG1, FraVesHawaii_1.0, whole genome shotgun sequence:
- the LOC101314406 gene encoding uncharacterized protein LOC101314406 gives MAHQSENGRDTTADESGNPIRRTEDPVHHQGVTEATTGNGTHDTITGYGTHETTGTGHKTHGTTGTGNGTHETTETGHKTHGTTGTGNGTHGRAARATGPTGFAATTAGGQGLLHHRSDGSSSSSEDDGYGGRRKKEEKEKEGLEEKIKEKLPGGNSDHSGTNNTPPSDTIPHEKKGMMDKIKEKLPGHHEIDHSSTIDICT, from the exons ATGGCGCACCAGAGCGAGAACGGCAGAGACACGACTGCCGACGAGTCCGGAAACCCGATCCGCCGGACTGAAGACCCGGTTCATCACCAAGGTGTAACTGAAGCAACCACCGGGAATGGCACTCATGACACTATAACAGGGTACGGAACTCATGAAACGACCGGAACGGGGCACAAGACTCATGGTACAACTGGTACAGGGAACGGAACTCATGAAACGACCGAAACGGGGCACAAGACTCATGGTACAACTGGTACAGGGAACGGAACTCATGGCAGGGCGGCCAGGGCCACTGGGCCAACTGGTTTCGCTGCAACAACGGCCGGCGGTCAGGGACTCCTGCATCACCGGTCTGACGGCTCATCAAGCTCT TCTGAGGATGACGGGTACGGCGGGAGGAGGAAGAAGGAGGAGAAGGAAAAAGAAGGGCTTGAAGAGAAGATTAAGGAGAAGCTGCCAGGCGGGAACAGTGACCATAGCGGCACTAATAATACGCCACCGTCTGATACCATCCCCCATGAGAAGAAGGGCATGATGGACAAGATCAAAGAGAAGCTTCCCGGCCATCATGAAATCGACCATTCATCGACTATAGATATATGTACCTAA
- the LOC101314123 gene encoding dehydrin Xero 2-like, translating into MAQYQSGYPTQSPTDEYGNPVGRKDEYGNPIHTGATTGQGVHPGTGTGHGGVTTLTRSGSGSSSSEDDGCGGRRKKGMKEKIKEKLPGGTHKTDDPYGTAPTTAPYGGQQQDRGVMDQIKQKIPGGQKQDPYSTGQHTTTPGYGVAGEHHEKKGMVDQIKEKIPGGQKQDPYSTAHHTGATPGYGVAGEHHEKKGMVDQVKEKLPGGLTGGQDPHNTTHTHTTAAPAYGTGTGEHQEKKGMMDKIKEKLPGGHTTTR; encoded by the exons ATGGCGCAATACCAGAGCGGTTACCCCACTCAGTCTCCCACTGACGAGTACGGAAACCCCGTGGGACGTAAGGACGAGTACGGCAACCCAATTCACACCGGAGCAACAACCGGCCAAGGCGTTCATCCCGGAACCGGAACTGGTCACGGAGGCGTCACTACTCTCACTCGCTCCGGCTCCGGCTCTAGCTCC TCTGAGGACGATGGCTGTGGTGGAAGGAGGAAGAAGGGTATGAAGGAGAAGATCAAGGAGAAGCTTCCAGGAGGCACCCACAAGACCGACGACCCCTACGGTACAGCCCCGACCACCGCACCTTACGGTGGACAGCAGCAGGATAGGGGAGTGATGGACCAAATCAAACAGAAGATCCCAGGTGGTCAAAAGCAAGATCCCTACAGCACTGGTCAGCATACTACTACACCAGGTTACGGCGTGGCCGGAGAGCACCATGAGAAAAAGGGCATGGTGGACCAGATAAAAGAGAAGATCCCAGGTGGTCAAAAGCAAGATCCCTACAGCACTGCTCATCATACTGGTGCTACACCGGGTTACGGCGTCGCCGGAGAGCATCATGAGAAGAAGGGGATGGTGGACCAGGTGAAAGAGAAGCTACCAGGTGGTCTTACCGGTGGACAAGATCCCCACAACACCACTCACACTCACACCACTGCGGCACCGGCTTACGGTACCGGAACCGGGGAGCACCAGGAGAAGAAGGGCATGATGGACAAGATCAAGGAAAAGCTTCCCGGTGGACACACCACTACTCGATGA
- the LOC101290803 gene encoding cold shock protein CS66-like has translation MAQYQSGYPTQSPTDEYGNPVGRKDEYGNPIHTGATTGQGVHPVTGTGTGTGHGGVTTLTRSGSSSSSSEDDGCGGRRKKGMKEKIKEKLPGGTRKTDDPYGTAPTTAPYGGQNQDRGVMDKIQEKIPGGQKQDPYSTGQHTSATPGYGVAGEHEKKGMVDQVKEKLPGGLTGGQDPHNTTHTHTTAAPAYGTGTGEQQEKKGMVDQVKEKLPGGLTGGQDPHNTTHTHTTAAPAYGTGTGEQQEKKGMMDKIKEKLPAGTTR, from the exons ATGGCGCAATACCAGAGCGGTTACCCCACTCAGTCTCCCACTGACGAGTACGGAAACCCCGTGGGACGTAAGGACGAGTACGGCAACCCAATTCACACCGGAGCAACCACCGGCCAAGGCGTTCATCCCGTCACCGGAACCGGAACAGGAACTGGTCACGGAGGCGTCACTACTCTCACTCGCTCCGGCTCCAGCTCTAGCTCC TCTGAGGACGATGGCTGTGGTGGAAGGAGGAAGAAGGGTATGAAGGAGAAGATCAAGGAGAAGCTTCCAGGAGGCACCCGCAAGACCGACGACCCCTACGGTACAGCCCCGACCACCGCACCTTACGGTGGACAGAACCAGGATAGGGGAGTGATGGACAAAATCCAAGAGAAGATCCCAGGTGGTCAAAAGCAAGATCCCTACAGCACTGGTCAGCACACTAGTGCTACACCGGGTTACGGCGTCGCCGGAGAGCATGAGAAGAAGGGGATGGTGGACCAGGTCAAAGAGAAGCTACCAGGTGGTCTTACCGGTGGACAAGATCCCCACAACACCACTCACACTCACACCACTGCGGCACCGGCTTACGGTACCGGAACCGGGGAGCAGCAGGAGAAAAAGGGCATGGTGGACCAGGTCAAAGAGAAGCTACCAGGTGGTCTTACTGGTGGACAAGATCCCCACAACACCACTCACACTCACACCACTGCGGCACCGGCTTACGGTACCGGAACCGGGGAGCAGCAGGAGAAGAAGGGCATGATGGACAAGATCAAGGAGAAGCTTCCCGCTGGAACTACTCGATGA
- the LOC101315273 gene encoding ocs element-binding factor 1-like — protein sequence MATSSGNSSGSSALQIMNSGSDQEGLHQVMDLRKRKRMVSNRESARRSRMRKQEHLTDLTAQVGLLRKENNQILTSINVTNQLYLNLEAENCVLRAQVAELTNRLQSLNDIVDCIDSTKWLLDNEEEEDMTAQFGGDEFLNPWSNLCFNQPVDMFMC from the coding sequence ATGGCTACTTCTAGTGGAAACTCATCAGGCTCCAGCGCGCTTCAGATTATGAACTCCGGCTCCGATCAAGAGGGTCTTCATCAGGTCATGGACCTGAGGAAGAGGAAGAGAATGGTGTCCAATAGAGAATCGGCGCGCCGGTCTCGGATGCGAAAGCAGGAGCACCTGACTGATCTGACGGCCCAAGTTGGTCTGTTGAGGAAAGAGAACAACCAAATCCTTACGAGCATCAATGTCACAAACCAGCTCTACCTGAACCTTGAGGCTGAGAACTGTGTGCTCAGAGCCCAGGTGGCTGAGCTCACCAACAGGTTGCAGAGTCTGAATGATATTGTGGACTGTATTGACTCGACCAAATGGCTGTTGGACAATGAAGAAGAAGAAGACATGACTGCACAGTTTGGTGGTGATGAGTTTCTTAATCCATGGAGTAATCTCTGCTTCAATCAACCAGTTGACATGTTCATGTGCTAA
- the LOC101306468 gene encoding putative ribonuclease H protein At1g65750-like, translating to MGHMRASSFLASGCMNNSISELCVLKCFDVPCKLRRAPRIIEVNWIPPLFDCIKINTDGAFNYDSGKAGFGGVFRNFKGEFIGAFACNLHIPCSVDAEVMVVIKAIELAWIREWKHIWLEVDFAIVLNFIHSPHLVPWRFRVVWDNCMYRVSQMQFRCSHIFREGNQVAYALANFGLSSSGLVYWDSIPQFFMNLYLQDQLGLPHFRFLH from the coding sequence ATGGGGCATATGCGAGCTTCCAGTTTTCTCGCCTCAGGTTGCATGAATAATTCAATCTCGGAGCTTTGTGTTTTAAAGTGCTTTGATGTTCCTTGTAAGCTAAGACGAGCTCCTCGAATTATAGAAGTGAATTGGATTCCTCCTCTTTTTGACTGCATCAAGATTAATACTGACGGGGCTTTCAATTATGACTCAGGCAAGGCTGGTTTTGGGGGAGTTTTCCGAAATTTCAAGGGTGAGTTTATTGGTGCTTTTGCTTGTAATTTGCACATCCCTTGTTCGGTGGACGCAGAGGTTATGGTTGTTATTAAGGCTATTGAATTAGCTTGGATTCGGGAATGGAAGCATATTTGGCTTGAGGTTGATTTCGCCATTGTTCTTAACTTCATCCATTCCCCTCATCTTGTTCCATGGAGATTTCGTGTTGTTTGGGATAATTGCATGTATCGTGTCTCACAAATGCAATTTCGGTGTTCTCATATATTCAGAGAAGGGAATCAGGTAGCATATGCACTAGCAAACTTCGGTTTATCTTCTTCAGGCTTGGTTTATTGGGACTCAATCCCCCAATTCTTTATGAATCTATACCTTCAGGATCAACTCGGTTTACCTCATTTTCGCTTTCTTCACTGA
- the LOC101313547 gene encoding mitogen-activated protein kinase 7-like translates to MATLVEPPNGIRQRGKQYYSMWQTLFEVDSKYVPIKPIGRGAYGVVCSSINRETNEKVAIKKINNVFENRIDALRTLRELKLLRNIQHENVIALKDVMMPTHRTSFKDVYFVYELMDTDLHQIIKSSQPLSTDHCKYFLFQLLRGLKYLHSANILHRDLKPGNLLINANCDLKICDFGLARTSRGNDQFMTEYVVTRWYRAPELLLCCDNYGTSIDVWSVGCIFAEILGRKPIFPGTECLNQLKLIINVLGSQQEPDIAFIDNPKARKFIKSLPYSRGTHFSRLYPQADPLAIDLLQRMLVFDPTKRITVSDALQHPYMSGLYDPRSNSIVHVPINLDIDESLGEHMIREMMWNEMLHYHPEAASSNPFA, encoded by the exons ATGGCAACTTTGGTTGAGCCTCCGAATGGAATCAGGCAACGGGGGAAGCAATATTACTCAATGTGGCAAACATTGTTCGAAGTTGATTCCAAGTATGTTCCGATCAAACCCATAGGGAGAGGAGCATACGGTGTTGTATGCTCGTCCATCAACAGAGAAACGAATGAGAAAGTTGCAATCAAGAAGATCAATAACGTGTTTGAGAACCGCATTGATGCATTGAGGACACTGAGGGAGTTGAAGCTGCTTAGAAATATCCAGCACGAGAATGTGATTGCTTTGAAGGATGTTATGATGCCTACTCACAGGACAAGTTTCAAGGACGTGTACTTTGTGTATGAGCTCATGGATACTGATCTTCACCAAATTATAAAGTCTTCACAGCCACTTTCTACAGACCATTGCAAATACTTTCTATTTCAG CTGCTTAGAGGGCTGAAGTATCTTCACTCAGCAAACATTCTTCACCGAGACTTGAAGCCTGGGAACCTGCTCATCAATGCTAACTGTGACCTAAAGATATGTGATTTTGGGTTGGCCCGAACCAGCAGAGGTAATGACCAGTTCATGACAGAGTATGTTGTCACTCGCTGGTATCGTGCACCAGAGCTGCTATTGTGCTGTGACAATTACGGAACATCCATTGACGTCTGGTCTGTAGGATGTATCTTTGCTGAGATTCTTGGCCGGAAACCAATCTTTCCCGGAACTGAATGCCTCAACCAGCTAAAACTAATCATCAATGTTCTTGGTAGCCAGCAGGAACCTGATATCGCGTTCATTGACAATCCGAAAGCCAGGAAGTTCATCAAATCACTGCCCTATTCGAGGGGAACACATTTTTCCCGTCTGTACCCTCAAGCTGATCCTTTGGCTATAGATTTGTTGCAAAGGATGCTTGTGTTTGATCCAACTAAGAGAATCACCGTCTCAGATGCACTCCAACATCCTTACATGTCAGGGCTATATGATCCCAGAAGCAATTCTATTGTTCATGTTCCGATCAACCTCGACATAGATGAAAGTTTAGGGGAACATATGATTCGGGAGATGATGTGGAACGAGATGCTTCACTACCATCCAGAAGCTGCTTCTTCCAACCCTTTTGCTTAG
- the LOC101306761 gene encoding uncharacterized protein LOC101306761, which yields MSGPQSTKQACDVEISEEERKTRMGSLKKKAMTASARFRNSLTRKHRRSQSRVLSVEMEDVHDIEETKAVESLRQALIAEELLPAKHDDYHKILRFLKARKFDIEKTKQMWSDMLQWRKTFGADTILEDFDFKELDEVVQYYPQGHHGVDKDGQPVYIERIGQVNANKLMETTTIERYVKYHVREFERTFDAKFPACSIAAKKHIDQSTTILDVQGVGLKSFNKAARELISCLQTIDGNNYPETLNRMFIINAGSGFRMLWSTVKSFIDPKTTEKINVLGNNYQSKLLEIIDASELPEFLGGTCTCADQGGCMRSDKGPWKDQLIMAMVQNGVHKCTKKPPVQISEMETISEPSMSKSIQGPFKYPPTSAPTWQTAVRNGKAGGCYEAPKVYDGFGSQIIAGIMAFLMGIVAMVKLTRNMPKRLTDSTFYSSTVYGDDTTFNHQPSCSTIPGSELMSVMKRMAELEERVKPSSKPHEKEVLLNAAISRVDALEQELNETKKALHESLARQDEILAPRKNKKNKRKKMMKFMCYHG from the exons ATGTCTGGACCTCAATCCACAAAGCAAG CATGCGATGTTGAAATCTCTGAGGAAGAGAGAAAGACGAGGATGGGGTCATTGAAGAAGAAAGCAATGACTGCTTCTGCCAGGTTCAGAAACTCTTTGACAAGAAAGCATAGGAGGAGCCAGAGTAGAGTCCTGTCTGTGGAAATGGAGGATGTGCATGACATTGAGGAGACAAAGGCTGTTGAATCGCTTCGTCAGGCACTTATAGCGGAGGAGCTTCTTCCTGCCAAGCACGATGATTATCATAAGATTCTGAG ATTCTTGAAGGCCAGGAAATTTGATATCGAGAAAACCAAGCAAATGTGGTCTGATATGCTTCAGTGGAGGAAGACATTTGGTGCTGACACAATACTGGAG GATTTCGATTTCAAGGAACTCGATGAAGTCGTGCAATACTATCCTCAAGGACACCATGGAGTTGACAAGGATGGACAACCTGTGTATATTGAGAGAATAGGCCAAGTAAATGCAAACAAGCTGATGGAAACCACAACAATAGAGCGCTATGTGAAATACCATGTCCGCGAGTTTGAAAGGACATTTGATGCTAAGTTCCCAGCTTGTTCAATAGCAGCGAAGAAGCACATTGATCAAAGTACAACTATTTTGGATGTGCAAGGAGTG GGACTTAAAAGTTTCAACAAAGCTGCAAGGGAACTTATCAGTTGCCTTCAGACGATTGATGGCAACAACTATCCTGAG ACCTTGAATCGTATGTTTATCATCAATGCTGGTTCTGGTTTTAGAATGTTGTGGAGCACTGTGAAGTCCTTCATTGATCCCAAGACTACTGAGAAAATAAAT GTCCTTGGTAACAACTACCAGAGCAAGTTGCTTGAAATAATTGATGCTAG TGAGTTGCCAGAATTTTTAGGAGGTACATGTACTTGTGCTGATCAAGGAGGGTGTATGCGTTCTGATAAGGGCCCCTGGAAGGACCAGTTGATAATGGCG ATGGTCCAGAATGGTGTTCATAAATGTACAAAGAAACCTCCTGTTCAAATAAGTGAAATGGAGACGATATCAGAG CCATCCATGAGTAAAAGTATCCAAGGACCTTTCAAGTATCCCCCAACTTCAGCGCCAACTTGGCAAACGGCAGTTAGGAATGGCAAAG CAGGAGGATGTTATGAAGCTCCCAAAGTTTATGATGGCTTCGGCTCTCAGATTATTGCTGGTATTATGGCATTTCTTATGGGGATTGTTGCTATGGTCAAACTAACCCGTAACATGCCAAAGAGGCTCACAGATTCCACCTTCTACTCAAGCACTGTCTACGGTGATGACACAACGTTCAACCACCAGCCTTCGTGCTCTACCATCCCCGGTTCAGAACTCATGTCTGTCATGAAACGTATGGCTGAATTGGAAGAGAGAGTTAAACCATCTTCCAAACCACACGAGAAGGAAGTACTGCTGAATGCTGCTATAAGCCGAGTTGATGCCTTGGAGCAAGAGCTTAATGAAACAAAAAAG GCTCTCCACGAGTCACTTGCTCGACAAGATGAGATCTTGGCACCTAGGAAGAACAAGAAGAACAAGAGGAAGAAAATGATGAAATTCATGTGCTATCATGGTTGA
- the LOC101313836 gene encoding thioredoxin domain-containing protein 9-like, with amino-acid sequence MDPDAVKSTLQNLAFGNVMAAAARNYQKELLAGEKAPATSSADQEVDLDELMDDPELEKLHADRIAALKREAEKREALKRQGHGEYREITEGDFLGEVTGSEKTICHFYHREFYRCKIMDKHLKTLALKHLDTKFIKLDAENAPFFVTKLGVKTLPCVIIFRKGVAVDRLIGFIDMGGKDDFSTRALEVVLIKKGIITEKKEEDEDDDYLEGGRRTVRSSLNHDSDSD; translated from the exons ATGGATCCAGATGCAGTCAAATCCACTCTCCAAAACCTAGCATTCGGAAATGTAATGGCCGCCGCTGCCCGCAATTACCAGAAGGAATTGCTCGCCGGAGAAAAAGCTCCGGCTACCAGCTCCGCCGACCAGGAGGTCGACCTTGACGAGCTCATGGAT GATCCTGAGCTGGAAAAATTGCACGCGGATCGCATCGCAGCGCTAAAG AGAGAAGCTGAGAAGAGGGAAGCGTTGAAGAGGCAAGGGCATGGAGAGTATAGGGAAATTACAGAGGGGGATTTCTTGGGGGAAGTTACTGGGAGTGAAAAGACCATCTGCCACTTTTACCATAGAGAGTTTTATAGATGCAA GATAATGGATAAGCATTTGAAGACCCTTGCTTTAAAGCATCTTGACACCAAGTTTATCAAGCTGGATGCTGAG AATGCACCCTTCTTTGTCACCAAGCTAGGAGTCAAAACTCTGCCTTGTGTCATAATATTCAG AAAAGGAGTTGCTGTGGATAGGCTGATTGGTTTCATTGATATGGGTGGAAAAGATGATTTCAGCACAAGGGCACTTGAGGTTGTCCTAATCAAGAAAG GTATAATTACTGAGAAGAAAGAAGAAGACGAAGATGATGATTATCTTGAAGGTGGTCGCAGGACAGTGAGATCCTCTCTGAATCATGATTCTGATTCAGACTGA